From one Streptomyces sp. Q6 genomic stretch:
- a CDS encoding CTP synthase — MQPPAFRNSTASTTKHIFVTGGVASSLGKGLTASSLGMLLKARGLRVVMQKLDPYLNVDPGTMNPFQHGEVFVTNDGAETDLDIGHYERFLDVDLDGSANVTTGQVYSQVIAKERRGEYLGDTVQVIPHITNEIKHRIRRMATDEVDVVITEVGGTVGDIESLPFLETVRQVRHEVGRDNVFVVHISLLPYIGPSGELKTKPTQHSVAALRNIGIQPDAIVLRCDREVPTAIKRKISLMCDVDEDAVVACPDARSIYDIPKVVHTEGLDAYVVRKLDLPFRDVDWTTWDDLLDRVHNPDHEIVMALVGKYIDLPDAYLSVTEALRAGGFANKARVKIKWVTSDDCKTPAGAKKQLADVDAICIPGGFGDRGVSGKVGAIQFARENKIPLLGLCLGLQCIVIEAARNLADIPDANSTEFDAATAHPVISTMAEQLDIVAGEGDMGGTMRLGMYPAKLAEGSIAREVYDGKEYVEERHRHRYEVNNAYRAELEKKAGLQFSGLSPDGKLVEYVEYPREVHPYLVATQAHPELRSRPTRPHPLFAGLVKAAVERKVAAATDAKKAK; from the coding sequence ATGCAGCCGCCAGCATTTCGAAACAGCACAGCTTCGACGACCAAGCACATCTTCGTCACCGGGGGTGTCGCCTCCTCCCTCGGCAAGGGGCTCACCGCCTCCAGCCTCGGCATGCTGCTCAAGGCGCGTGGCCTCCGTGTCGTCATGCAGAAGCTCGACCCGTACCTGAACGTCGACCCGGGCACGATGAACCCGTTCCAGCACGGTGAGGTGTTCGTCACCAACGACGGCGCCGAGACCGACCTGGACATCGGCCACTACGAGCGCTTCCTCGACGTCGACCTCGACGGCAGCGCCAACGTCACGACCGGCCAGGTCTACTCGCAGGTCATCGCCAAGGAGCGGCGCGGCGAGTACCTGGGCGACACCGTCCAGGTCATCCCGCACATCACGAACGAGATCAAGCACCGCATCCGCCGCATGGCGACGGACGAGGTCGACGTCGTGATCACCGAGGTCGGCGGCACGGTCGGCGACATCGAGTCGCTGCCGTTCCTGGAGACCGTCCGCCAGGTCCGCCACGAGGTCGGCCGGGACAACGTGTTCGTGGTCCACATCTCGCTGCTGCCCTACATCGGCCCGTCCGGTGAGCTGAAGACCAAGCCCACCCAGCACTCCGTGGCCGCCCTGCGCAACATCGGTATCCAGCCGGACGCGATCGTGCTGCGCTGCGACCGTGAGGTCCCGACCGCCATCAAGCGCAAGATCAGCCTGATGTGCGACGTCGACGAGGACGCCGTGGTCGCGTGCCCCGACGCCCGCTCGATCTACGACATCCCGAAGGTCGTGCACACCGAGGGCCTCGACGCGTACGTCGTCCGCAAGCTGGACCTGCCGTTCCGCGACGTGGACTGGACGACGTGGGACGACCTGCTCGACCGCGTCCACAACCCCGACCACGAGATCGTCATGGCCCTGGTCGGCAAGTACATCGACCTGCCCGACGCCTACCTGTCGGTGACCGAGGCGCTGCGCGCCGGCGGCTTCGCCAACAAGGCCCGCGTCAAGATCAAGTGGGTCACGTCGGACGACTGCAAGACGCCGGCCGGCGCCAAGAAGCAGCTCGCCGACGTCGACGCGATCTGCATCCCCGGTGGCTTCGGCGACCGCGGTGTGTCCGGCAAGGTCGGCGCGATCCAGTTCGCCCGCGAGAACAAGATCCCGCTGCTCGGTCTCTGCCTGGGTCTCCAGTGCATCGTCATCGAGGCGGCCAGGAACCTGGCCGACATCCCCGACGCGAACTCCACGGAGTTCGACGCCGCCACCGCCCACCCGGTCATCTCCACGATGGCCGAGCAGCTCGACATCGTCGCCGGTGAAGGTGACATGGGCGGCACCATGCGGCTCGGCATGTACCCGGCCAAGCTCGCCGAGGGCTCCATCGCGCGCGAGGTGTACGACGGCAAGGAGTACGTCGAGGAGCGCCACCGTCACCGCTACGAGGTGAACAACGCGTACCGCGCCGAGCTGGAGAAGAAGGCCGGTCTCCAGTTCTCCGGCCTCTCCCCGGACGGCAAGCTCGTCGAGTACGTCGAGTACCCGCGCGAGGTCCACCCCTACCTGGTCGCCACCCAGGCGCACCCGGAGCTGCGCTCGC
- a CDS encoding glycoside hydrolase family 15 protein, producing MAGRIEDYALIGDMQTAALVCRDGTVDWLCLPRFDSHAIFAGLLGTEDHGFWRLGPAHAADAAPPMAARRAYRGDSLVLESEWDTPRGTVRVIDFMPPRDGAPQLTRIVEGVSGRVPMRSALRMRFSYGRITPWVHKVDGRTVAMAGPDSVWLDSDAETYGKNLTTYSDFTVGPGDRIAFTIQWQPSHKGQPPMPDPEGALVATEDFWREWVEHCTYHGPYREAVVRSLITLKALTYAPTGGIVAAPTTSLPEEIGGVRNWDYRYTWLRDAAITLSSLLRTGYREEARAWREWLLRAVAGDPENLQIMYGIAGERELGEAELDWLPGYENSGPVRVGNGAAHQLQLDVYGEVTEALHLAHMTGLARNDYASLLQLKLIRYLEGHWDEPDEGIWEVRGPRRHFVHSKVMAWVAVDRTIKLIESGDADGPLERWRELRDDIHRDVCEKGYDKERNTFTQSYGSKELDASLLLIPQMGFLPPDDKRVIGTIEAIQRELSTEDGFILRYPTDGEDAGVDGLPGDEGAFLACSFWMADDLAMIGRVDEARKLFEKLLGLRNDLGLLAEEWDPRLQRQVGNFPQAFSHVPLIDTALRLTASGAYGG from the coding sequence GTGGCCGGGCGCATCGAGGATTACGCACTCATCGGAGACATGCAGACCGCAGCGCTGGTCTGCCGGGACGGCACAGTGGACTGGCTGTGCCTTCCCCGCTTCGACTCGCATGCCATTTTCGCCGGGCTGCTCGGCACCGAGGACCATGGCTTCTGGCGCCTTGGTCCGGCACACGCGGCCGACGCCGCGCCACCGATGGCGGCGCGGCGCGCCTACCGCGGCGACTCGCTCGTCCTCGAATCCGAGTGGGACACTCCGCGCGGCACCGTCCGCGTCATCGACTTCATGCCGCCGCGCGACGGCGCGCCGCAGCTCACCCGGATCGTGGAGGGTGTCAGCGGGCGCGTGCCGATGCGCTCCGCGCTGCGGATGCGCTTCTCGTACGGGCGGATCACCCCGTGGGTGCACAAGGTGGACGGGCGTACGGTCGCGATGGCCGGACCCGACTCCGTGTGGCTCGATTCCGACGCCGAGACGTACGGCAAGAACCTGACGACGTACTCGGACTTCACGGTCGGGCCCGGTGACCGGATCGCGTTCACCATCCAGTGGCAGCCCTCGCACAAGGGACAGCCTCCGATGCCGGACCCCGAGGGGGCGCTGGTGGCGACGGAGGACTTCTGGCGGGAGTGGGTCGAGCACTGTACGTACCACGGTCCGTACCGCGAGGCCGTGGTGCGGTCGCTGATCACGCTGAAGGCGCTGACGTACGCGCCGACCGGCGGCATCGTCGCGGCGCCCACCACCTCGCTGCCGGAGGAGATCGGCGGCGTACGGAACTGGGACTACCGCTACACGTGGCTGCGCGACGCCGCGATCACGCTGTCGTCGCTGCTGCGCACCGGGTACCGCGAGGAGGCCCGCGCCTGGCGCGAGTGGCTGCTGCGGGCGGTCGCGGGTGACCCCGAGAACCTCCAGATCATGTACGGCATCGCGGGCGAGCGGGAGCTCGGCGAGGCGGAGCTGGACTGGCTGCCCGGGTACGAGAACTCGGGCCCGGTCCGGGTCGGCAACGGAGCGGCGCACCAGCTCCAGCTCGACGTGTACGGCGAGGTGACCGAGGCCCTGCACCTGGCCCATATGACCGGGCTCGCGCGCAACGACTACGCGTCGCTGCTCCAGCTGAAGCTCATCCGCTACCTCGAAGGCCACTGGGACGAGCCGGACGAGGGCATCTGGGAGGTGCGCGGGCCGCGCCGGCACTTCGTGCACTCGAAGGTCATGGCGTGGGTCGCGGTGGACCGGACGATCAAGCTCATCGAGTCCGGTGACGCCGACGGACCGCTGGAGAGGTGGCGCGAGCTGCGCGACGACATCCACCGGGACGTCTGCGAGAAGGGCTACGACAAGGAACGCAACACGTTCACGCAGTCGTACGGCAGCAAGGAGCTGGACGCCTCGCTGCTGCTGATTCCGCAGATGGGCTTCCTGCCGCCCGACGACAAGCGCGTCATCGGCACGATCGAGGCCATCCAGCGGGAGCTGTCGACGGAGGACGGGTTCATCCTGCGCTACCCGACGGACGGCGAGGACGCCGGTGTCGACGGGCTGCCCGGTGACGAAGGGGCGTTCCTCGCCTGCTCGTTCTGGATGGCGGACGACCTCGCGATGATCGGCCGGGTCGACGAGGCCCGCAAGCTCTTCGAGAAGCTGCTCGGGCTCCGCAACGACCTGGGGCTGCTCGCCGAGGAGTGGGATCCGCGGCTGCAACGCCAGGTCGGCAACTTCCCGCAGGCGTTCAGCCACGTGCCGCTGATCGACACGGCACTGCGGCTGACCGCCTCAGGGGCGTACGGCGGCTAA
- a CDS encoding NAD(P)/FAD-dependent oxidoreductase, whose protein sequence is MARTNLMHALRHLATEHRAAAHLGVPVAEFRERQAGRRTVLKAAAAAGVAVAALPAPTARAAAAAPRIAVVGAGIAGLTAALTLHDAGYACTLYEANPDRVGGRMYSQRDHWAYGQTSEIGGELIDTSHKKMLELCRRFGLPVEDFLGGGPNGAEEILWFNGRYYPRAQADEDFNAVYQALHQDLQKSGEVFWNQTTPTGTALDTMSLYEWIDSRVPGGHGSPLGRWFDVAYNVEYGADTQDQSALALVLLMGYQTNPGNFNIWGLSNERYHITGGNDQLPHAIADFLPDGTIRHGMSLQAVKANTDGTQTLTFTETGGATRTATADHTILCVPLPVLKQLDLSKAGFDTRMKNLLRDARMGYCTKLNMQFTSRPWRGTGPWPGVSAGDCFTDADFQQTWDTTKVQPGTGGILIQYGGGTLAKSLAPSGPFAYETDPYVRDLATRYLTRIEPVFPGTKAAWTGRAQLSAWHKNPYALGAYSYWPVGYLHQYAGYEGVAQGNVHIGGEHCSYDFQGFMEGGASEGERAANEVIAAVR, encoded by the coding sequence ATGGCTCGTACGAACCTGATGCACGCCCTGAGACACCTGGCCACCGAACACCGGGCCGCGGCCCACCTGGGCGTCCCCGTAGCGGAGTTCCGCGAACGGCAGGCCGGCCGCCGCACCGTCCTCAAGGCGGCAGCGGCGGCCGGCGTGGCCGTCGCCGCCCTCCCCGCACCGACGGCGAGGGCGGCGGCCGCCGCCCCGAGGATCGCCGTGGTCGGCGCCGGCATCGCCGGTCTGACCGCGGCCCTCACCCTCCACGACGCGGGCTACGCCTGCACCCTCTACGAGGCGAACCCGGACCGCGTCGGCGGCCGCATGTACTCGCAGCGCGACCACTGGGCGTACGGCCAGACGTCCGAGATCGGCGGCGAGCTGATCGACACCAGCCACAAGAAGATGCTGGAGCTGTGCCGCCGCTTCGGTCTGCCCGTCGAGGACTTCCTGGGCGGCGGACCCAACGGCGCGGAGGAGATCCTCTGGTTCAACGGCCGCTACTACCCGCGCGCCCAGGCCGACGAGGACTTCAACGCCGTCTACCAGGCCCTCCACCAGGACCTGCAGAAGTCCGGCGAGGTCTTCTGGAACCAGACCACGCCCACCGGCACCGCCCTCGACACCATGTCCCTGTACGAATGGATCGACTCACGCGTGCCGGGCGGGCACGGCTCCCCGCTCGGCCGCTGGTTCGATGTCGCCTACAACGTCGAGTACGGCGCGGACACCCAGGACCAGTCCGCCCTCGCCCTGGTGCTCCTGATGGGCTACCAGACCAATCCGGGCAACTTCAACATCTGGGGCCTGTCCAACGAGCGCTACCACATCACCGGCGGCAACGACCAACTCCCGCACGCCATCGCCGACTTCCTGCCCGACGGCACGATCCGCCACGGCATGTCCCTCCAGGCGGTGAAGGCCAACACCGACGGCACCCAGACCCTCACCTTCACCGAGACCGGCGGAGCCACCCGCACCGCCACCGCCGACCACACGATCCTCTGCGTGCCGCTGCCCGTCCTCAAGCAACTCGACCTGTCCAAGGCGGGGTTCGACACCCGCATGAAGAACCTGCTGCGCGACGCCAGAATGGGCTACTGCACCAAGCTCAACATGCAGTTCACCAGCCGCCCCTGGCGCGGCACGGGCCCCTGGCCGGGGGTCTCGGCGGGCGACTGCTTCACCGACGCCGACTTCCAGCAGACCTGGGACACGACGAAGGTGCAGCCGGGCACCGGGGGCATCCTCATCCAGTACGGCGGCGGCACGCTCGCCAAGTCCCTCGCCCCGTCCGGCCCGTTCGCGTACGAGACCGACCCGTACGTCCGCGACCTGGCCACCCGCTACCTCACGCGGATCGAACCGGTCTTCCCCGGCACCAAAGCCGCCTGGACCGGCCGCGCCCAGCTCTCCGCCTGGCACAAGAACCCGTACGCCCTCGGCGCCTACTCGTACTGGCCCGTCGGCTACCTCCACCAGTACGCGGGCTACGAAGGGGTGGCCCAGGGCAACGTCCACATCGGCGGCGAGCACTGCAGCTACGACTTCCAGGGCTTCATGGAAGGCGGCGCGTCCGAGGGGGAGCGCGCCGCCAACGAGGTGATAGCCGCGGTGCGTTAG
- a CDS encoding APC family permease codes for MPETVENGARGTTPGSPPVQRLKANSVGLIGVVFMAVATAAPITAMTGNLPIAVGFGNGTGAPAGYLFATLVLTVFSVGYVAMAKRITAAGAFYGYISHGLGRIAGMASGMLAVLAYVVFEASIVGVFSYFAKTTVDDQLGWDLPWIVYAAAMLAVTAILSYFDINLTAKALGVMLIAEIAVLFAVATAVLIHGGGPDGIPVEPINPKNAFTGTSAGLGLFFAFWSWVGFESTAMYGEESRDPKRVIPKATLISVVGVGLFYIYVSWMTIAGNGLAGSVKVSSGTSPLDLFFNPAETFIGAWAVDAFQWLLITGSFACGMAFHQCASRYLYAIGREGFLHPGLGRTHKKHGSPYIASYVQSVIAVAIVAAFWLTGQDPYIHLYTLLAILGTMAILIVQTLCSFAVIGYFRHHHPEDRHWFRTLVAPLLGGIGMIVVVVLLVLNMDTAAGTAADSLFFKSIPWIVGLVFFGGLGLGLYLKARRPQRYEVIGRIVLEDAAERETEPATATV; via the coding sequence ATGCCAGAGACAGTGGAGAACGGCGCACGCGGTACCACCCCCGGATCGCCCCCGGTGCAACGCCTCAAGGCGAACTCGGTCGGGCTGATCGGCGTGGTCTTCATGGCCGTCGCCACGGCCGCCCCCATCACGGCGATGACCGGCAACCTGCCCATCGCCGTCGGCTTCGGCAACGGCACGGGAGCCCCCGCCGGCTACCTCTTCGCGACGCTCGTCCTGACGGTCTTCTCCGTCGGCTACGTCGCGATGGCCAAGCGCATCACGGCGGCCGGCGCCTTCTACGGCTACATCTCGCACGGCCTCGGCCGGATCGCCGGCATGGCGTCCGGCATGCTCGCCGTCCTCGCCTACGTCGTCTTCGAGGCGTCGATCGTCGGCGTCTTCTCGTACTTCGCGAAGACCACGGTCGACGACCAGCTCGGCTGGGACCTCCCGTGGATCGTCTACGCGGCGGCCATGCTCGCGGTGACCGCGATCCTGTCCTACTTCGACATCAACCTCACGGCGAAGGCGCTCGGCGTGATGCTGATCGCCGAGATCGCGGTTCTCTTCGCGGTGGCGACGGCGGTCCTGATCCACGGCGGCGGCCCCGACGGCATCCCCGTGGAACCGATCAACCCGAAGAACGCCTTCACCGGCACCTCGGCCGGGCTCGGCCTGTTCTTCGCGTTCTGGTCCTGGGTCGGCTTCGAGTCGACGGCGATGTACGGCGAGGAGTCCCGCGACCCCAAGCGCGTCATCCCGAAGGCGACGCTGATCTCCGTCGTCGGCGTCGGCCTCTTCTACATCTACGTCTCCTGGATGACGATCGCGGGCAACGGCCTGGCCGGCTCGGTGAAGGTGTCCTCCGGCACCAGCCCCCTCGACCTGTTCTTCAACCCGGCCGAGACCTTCATCGGCGCGTGGGCGGTCGACGCGTTCCAGTGGCTCCTGATCACCGGCTCGTTCGCCTGCGGCATGGCCTTCCACCAGTGCGCCTCGCGCTACCTGTACGCGATCGGCCGCGAGGGCTTCCTGCACCCCGGCCTCGGCCGCACGCACAAGAAGCACGGCTCGCCGTACATCGCGTCCTACGTCCAGTCGGTGATCGCGGTCGCCATCGTGGCGGCCTTCTGGCTCACCGGCCAGGACCCGTACATCCACCTGTACACGCTGCTCGCGATCCTCGGCACGATGGCGATCCTGATCGTCCAGACGCTGTGCTCGTTCGCGGTGATCGGCTACTTCCGCCACCACCACCCCGAGGACCGGCACTGGTTCAGGACGCTGGTCGCCCCGCTGCTCGGCGGCATCGGCATGATCGTGGTCGTCGTGCTCCTGGTCCTGAACATGGACACGGCGGCGGGCACGGCCGCGGACTCCCTCTTCTTCAAGTCGATCCCCTGGATCGTGGGCCTGGTCTTCTTCGGCGGCCTCGGCCTCGGCCTGTACCTCAAGGCCCGCCGCCCCCAGCGCTACGAGGTCATCGGCCGGATCGTCCTGGAGGACGCCGCCGAGCGGGAGACCGAACCCGCGACCGCCACCGTGTGA
- a CDS encoding PucR family transcriptional regulator: MDSTSSDFSPPGGPGGITVQRALELPGLRSGLPEVVAGGERLQRTVRWVHAGEVPNIASLLKGGELLLTTGYGIGTRPAEQRAFVRKLAERGIAALVIELGQRFARLPSALVETARSAGLPLVQLHREVPFVTVTEEIHTEIVNGHYALLRRAEEVHRRCTNALLGGGGVPQVLRILAEFSGNPVFLETVDGQLLYAAGAEGDAADPLQVWEGMRATHQDEPPGGALLVDVPGGGPGAGSVRARLVLLPVSATLAPVHRIAAERAAASLAVVLMQARQEEELAARGRGDFLTDLAEGRIVPDEAPAQARVLGFRPTGQGPLLPVVMRLPEAAAGSVGLSPGGGWAVLARAVSEELASVGVPVLLGVRPVEGRVPLLLGLRSESERTAVADRVAAALRAGVERAGMQRAGGQPPVVVVGGAGGWAAAAAGLRHAAETATAAQGLDDRPWYDARRLDIDLLLWRLRDHPDLAAFVERAIGPLRDHDKRAKPPLLPTLQTYLAHAGRKAETARELHLNRQTLYNRLGRIGELLGTDLDDPQTVLALSLALRARRHVQ; the protein is encoded by the coding sequence ATGGACAGCACCTCCTCCGATTTCTCCCCGCCCGGCGGCCCCGGCGGCATCACCGTGCAGCGCGCCCTGGAACTGCCCGGACTGCGCAGCGGGCTGCCCGAGGTGGTGGCGGGCGGCGAGCGGCTCCAGCGGACCGTGCGCTGGGTGCACGCGGGCGAGGTGCCGAACATCGCGTCGCTGCTCAAGGGCGGCGAACTCCTGCTGACCACGGGGTACGGGATCGGGACGCGACCCGCCGAGCAGCGGGCCTTCGTCCGCAAACTGGCCGAGCGGGGCATCGCGGCGCTCGTCATCGAGCTGGGTCAGCGGTTCGCGCGGCTGCCGTCCGCACTGGTGGAGACGGCGCGCTCGGCGGGCCTGCCGCTGGTCCAGCTGCACCGCGAAGTGCCGTTCGTGACGGTCACCGAGGAGATCCACACCGAGATCGTGAACGGGCACTACGCCCTGCTGCGGCGCGCCGAGGAGGTGCACCGCCGGTGCACGAACGCGCTGCTCGGTGGCGGCGGCGTGCCCCAGGTGCTGCGCATCCTGGCCGAATTCAGCGGCAACCCGGTCTTCCTGGAGACCGTCGACGGGCAGCTCCTGTACGCCGCCGGCGCCGAGGGCGACGCCGCCGATCCGCTCCAGGTGTGGGAGGGGATGCGCGCCACGCACCAGGACGAGCCCCCGGGCGGTGCCCTGCTCGTCGACGTGCCGGGCGGCGGCCCGGGAGCCGGCTCCGTGCGGGCGCGGCTCGTGCTCCTGCCGGTGTCGGCGACGCTGGCGCCCGTGCACCGGATCGCCGCCGAGCGGGCCGCGGCCTCCCTCGCCGTGGTGCTGATGCAGGCCCGCCAGGAGGAGGAGCTGGCGGCGCGGGGTCGCGGCGACTTCCTGACCGATCTCGCGGAGGGCCGGATCGTCCCGGACGAGGCCCCGGCGCAGGCCCGTGTCCTCGGATTCAGGCCGACCGGGCAGGGGCCCCTCCTTCCGGTCGTGATGCGGCTCCCGGAGGCGGCGGCCGGCTCGGTGGGGCTCTCCCCCGGCGGCGGCTGGGCGGTGCTCGCGCGGGCCGTCTCGGAGGAGCTGGCGTCGGTCGGCGTACCGGTGCTGCTCGGCGTGCGGCCCGTCGAGGGGCGGGTGCCGCTGCTGCTCGGGCTGCGGTCGGAGTCGGAGCGCACGGCGGTCGCGGACCGGGTCGCGGCGGCGCTGCGGGCGGGCGTCGAGCGGGCCGGGATGCAGCGGGCGGGCGGGCAGCCGCCGGTCGTGGTGGTCGGCGGGGCCGGCGGCTGGGCGGCGGCCGCGGCCGGGCTGCGGCACGCGGCGGAGACCGCGACGGCCGCGCAGGGCCTGGACGACCGCCCCTGGTACGACGCACGGCGCCTCGACATCGACCTGCTCCTGTGGCGCCTTCGCGACCACCCGGACCTGGCGGCGTTCGTGGAGCGCGCGATCGGCCCGCTCCGGGACCACGACAAGCGCGCGAAGCCGCCGCTGCTGCCCACGCTCCAGACGTACCTGGCGCACGCGGGCCGCAAGGCGGAGACGGCCCGTGAGCTGCACCTCAACCGGCAGACGCTCTACAACCGGCTCGGCCGGATCGGGGAACTGCTCGGCACGGACCTGGACGACCCGCAGACGGTGCTCGCGCTGAGCCTGGCACTGCGGGCACGACGGCACGTGCAGTAG
- a CDS encoding NAD kinase: MTQSRARTVFLLAHTGRPAAIRSAELVVQGLLKSGLGVRVLESEASDLPLPDTVELVKEATPACLDGCELLIVLGGDGTLLRGAEFARASGVPMLGVNLGRVGFLAEAERDDLDQVVERVVSKEYEVEERMTIDVVVHRNGDIVHQDWALNEAAVQKTEPERMLEVVLEIDGRPVTGFGCDGIVCATPTGSTAYAFSAGGPVVWPEVEALLMVPISAHALFAKPLVTSPDSVLAVEVQPHTPHGVLWCDGRRTVELPAGARVEVRRGAVPVRLARLHHAVFTDRLVAKFALPVAGWRGAPH; the protein is encoded by the coding sequence TTGACACAGAGCCGAGCTCGTACTGTTTTCCTGCTCGCGCACACGGGGCGGCCCGCCGCCATCCGCAGTGCCGAGCTCGTCGTCCAAGGGCTGCTCAAGAGCGGCCTCGGGGTACGGGTTCTGGAGTCCGAGGCCTCCGACCTGCCGTTGCCGGACACCGTGGAACTCGTGAAGGAGGCCACGCCGGCCTGCCTCGACGGGTGCGAGCTGCTCATCGTCCTCGGCGGGGACGGGACGCTGCTGCGCGGCGCGGAGTTCGCGCGGGCGTCCGGAGTGCCGATGCTCGGGGTGAACCTGGGGCGCGTGGGGTTCCTCGCCGAGGCCGAGCGCGATGACCTCGACCAGGTCGTCGAGCGGGTCGTCAGCAAGGAGTACGAGGTCGAGGAGCGCATGACGATCGACGTCGTCGTGCACCGCAACGGCGACATCGTGCACCAGGACTGGGCGCTGAACGAGGCCGCCGTCCAGAAGACCGAGCCCGAGCGGATGCTCGAGGTCGTCCTGGAGATCGACGGGCGGCCCGTGACGGGCTTCGGGTGCGACGGGATCGTGTGCGCGACGCCGACCGGGTCGACCGCGTACGCCTTCTCCGCCGGCGGGCCCGTGGTGTGGCCCGAGGTCGAGGCGCTGCTGATGGTGCCGATCAGCGCGCACGCGCTGTTCGCGAAGCCGCTGGTGACGTCGCCGGACTCGGTGCTCGCCGTCGAGGTGCAGCCGCACACGCCGCACGGGGTGCTGTGGTGCGACGGGCGGCGGACCGTGGAGCTGCCCGCGGGCGCCCGGGTGGAGGTGCGGCGGGGCGCGGTGCCGGTACGGCTGGCCCGGCTGCACCACGCGGTGTTCACGGACCGGCTGGTGGCGAAGTTCGCGCTGCCGGTCGCGGGGTGGCGCGGCGCCCCCCACTGA
- a CDS encoding TlyA family RNA methyltransferase, whose amino-acid sequence MAGVARRRLDAELVHRNLARSREHASQLIAAGRVSVARIVASKPATQVDAGVSIVVAQDDSDPGYVSRGGHKLAGALAAFVPQGLEVAGRRALDAGASTGGFTDVLLRAGVAHVVAVDVGYGQLAWSLQSDERVTVKDRTNVRELTLEAIDEVPVDIVVGDLSFIPLGLVLPALARCAAPDADLVLMVKPQFEVGKERLGSGGVVRSPELRAEAVRGVAAQALKLGLGVRGVTASPLPGPSGNVEYFLWLRAGAPELDPADVDRAVAEGPR is encoded by the coding sequence GTGGCAGGTGTGGCACGTCGCCGCCTCGACGCTGAACTCGTCCACCGCAACCTGGCGCGTTCGCGCGAGCACGCCAGCCAGCTGATCGCCGCGGGGCGGGTCAGCGTGGCCAGGATCGTCGCGTCCAAGCCCGCGACACAGGTGGACGCCGGCGTCTCGATCGTCGTCGCGCAGGACGACAGCGACCCCGGCTACGTCTCGCGCGGCGGGCACAAGCTCGCGGGCGCGCTCGCCGCGTTCGTGCCGCAGGGCCTGGAGGTCGCGGGCCGCAGGGCGCTCGACGCGGGCGCGTCCACCGGCGGCTTCACCGATGTGCTGCTGCGGGCCGGTGTCGCCCATGTCGTCGCCGTCGACGTCGGGTACGGACAACTCGCCTGGTCGTTGCAGAGCGATGAACGCGTCACCGTCAAGGACCGTACGAACGTACGCGAGTTGACGCTGGAGGCGATCGATGAGGTGCCTGTGGACATCGTGGTCGGAGACCTGTCCTTCATCCCGCTCGGCCTGGTGCTGCCCGCGCTCGCGCGGTGCGCGGCGCCGGACGCGGACCTGGTGCTGATGGTGAAGCCGCAGTTCGAGGTGGGCAAGGAGCGGCTCGGCAGCGGCGGTGTCGTCCGGAGCCCCGAGCTGCGGGCCGAGGCGGTGCGGGGCGTCGCCGCGCAGGCGCTCAAGCTCGGGCTCGGCGTGCGGGGCGTCACCGCGAGCCCCCTGCCGGGACCCTCCGGAAACGTCGAGTACTTTCTGTGGCTGCGTGCCGGGGCGCCCGAACTGGACCCGGCCGACGTTGACCGTGCAGTGGCGGAGGGGCCGCGTTGA
- a CDS encoding alkyl sulfatase C-terminal domain-containing protein: MATTEECRTALERLSDNMAGANGDVQAAAALDRSLSCRITDLDVTFSGRLENGRIKVLDTRPGPPAQKAQIRLAMTGDDLVAMVDGQLNFARAWASGRVKLEASFRDLLRLRTLL, encoded by the coding sequence ATGGCGACGACGGAGGAGTGCCGCACGGCACTCGAGAGACTCTCGGACAACATGGCGGGCGCGAACGGCGACGTCCAGGCCGCCGCTGCCCTCGACCGCTCTCTGAGCTGCCGCATCACGGACCTGGACGTGACGTTCTCCGGCCGTCTCGAGAACGGCCGGATCAAGGTGCTCGACACCCGCCCGGGTCCGCCCGCGCAGAAGGCGCAGATCCGGCTGGCGATGACGGGCGACGACCTGGTGGCGATGGTGGACGGGCAGCTGAACTTCGCCCGCGCCTGGGCCTCGGGCCGGGTCAAGCTGGAGGCGTCGTTCCGCGATCTGCTGCGCCTCAGGACGCTGCTGTAG